A DNA window from Danio aesculapii chromosome 1, fDanAes4.1, whole genome shotgun sequence contains the following coding sequences:
- the irs2a gene encoding insulin receptor substrate 2a, with the protein MASPPLKGGPSLSNSNNIHSNNIRKHGYLKKQKHGHRRYFVLKDTSDGLPARLEYHENEKKWKNKSAPKRVIFLDSCLSINKRADAKHRYLIALYTKDEYFAVAAENEQEQESWYGDLADLLSKGKVCDSSVSSSASSLVGFDEGNYGMITPVNAAYKEVWQVNLKAKGLGQSRNITGVFRLCLTSRTISFVKLNSEVASVTLQLMNIRRCGHSDSFFFIEVGRSASTGPGELWMQADDSVVAQNIHETILEAMKAMKELSEFRPRSKSQSSGSNPISVPTRRNLNNLPPSQTGLVRRSRTDSTAATSPVTKFSSCRIRTASEGEGTMVRPVSISVSENGSPTTVGRNHMSRSNTVSVGCRTSEPLLLNHSRSMSMTMYHSPPSVVSPLSLSSISMNDSISNTAHRPSSCSGSVSGSPNDIGFLSCEDYSSSPGDVRYNLSNRSDTPSSLSSTPPSREASELHSYMVMDRPSNFSQNKTGRDMLDVETYRKRTYSLTTPRQQMAHSQLSSASLDEYMLMRAANSHSGRSTNSASPKVSYPEDYGDIEIGSNGNMGDDGYMPMTPGMAPQCAKNDHYMPMSPMSVSAPKQIINPRSHPQSTGSGCTANSPSSGSLEDSGYMKMWSGSKFSLESSDGKAANGEYMNMSPVDTSISPTLPEYFMGQCEPTQRPSPTQSIRFNKQQVPKRVDDNQYVFMSPQNQNQAEEAHSISSLPPLHRADGMAQRSKVNRPNRLSLDTLRMLPRMTEHPLPCEPKSPGEYINIDFAAATQYSSQSMVSGESQASLSSLRQGSPLSDHMNLNQSSHFPKLCEMSSPLIGLPELAECPCPPDDGTCFLNERRNSPCPSVSEKGNYTEMNFSSGSLENQRLNLGNQGVSKGIGAFLLAASSVDPNGGAKVIRADPQGRRRHSSETFSSTTTVAPVFPSFAHNVKRHSSASVENISVRSSEGSDEEYESPMCQEMSAGYQNGLNYIALNLMEKQETGNCENLVGFKTGSCCKAGINGLQTTPYVCLGFKETATTVQD; encoded by the exons ATGGCAAGTCCGCCTCTTAAAGGGGGACCCTCGTTATCAAACAGCAACAACATTCATTCAAACAACATACGAAAACATGGATATCTCAAGAAGCAAAAGCACGGACATCGGCGCTATTTTGTTTTGAAAGACACGAGCGACGGACTGCCAGCGCGCCTGGAATACCACGAGAATGAAAAGAAATGGAAAAACAAGTCAGCTCCAAAAAGAGTGATATTCCTCGACTCTTGTTTGAGCATAAACAAGCGCGCTGACGCGAAGCACAGATATTTGATAGCCCTCTATACCAAGGACGAATATTTTGCTGTGGCTGCGGAGAATGAGCAAGAACAGGAGAGCTGGTACGGAGACTTGGCTGATTTATTAAGTAAAGGAAAAGTGTGTGACAGCTCCGTTTCTAGTTCGGCATCCTCTCTGGTGGGCTTTGACGAGGGAAATTACGGAATGATTACACCGGTGAATGCTGCTTATAAAGAGGTATGGCAAGTGAATCTTAAAGCAAAGGGACTTGGGCAGAGCAGGAATATCACTGGAGTTTTTAGGCTGTGTTTAACAAGTCGGACTATTAGTTTTGTGAAACTTAACTCTGAGGTGGCATCAGTTACCCTACAGTTGATGAATATTCGTAGGTGTGGACACTCTGAtagctttttctttattgaaGTGGGAAGATCAGCCTCTACTGGACCCGGAGAACTGTGGATGCAAGCAGACGATTCTGTGGTGGCGCAAAATATACATGAGACCATTTTAGAAGCTATGAAAGCAATGAAAGAGCTGTCAGAGTTCAGACCCCGCAGCAAAAGCCAGTCGTCAGGATCAAACCCCATTTCTGTACCCACTCGTCGGAACCTAAACAATTTACCCCCAAGTCAAACAGGGCTAGTGAGGAGGTCAAGGACGGACAGTACAGCAGCCACATCTCCCGTCACCAAATTTTCTTCTTGTCGAATACGGACTGCAAGCGAAGGAGAAGGTACCATGGTCAGGCCAGTCTCTATATCAGTATCTGAGAATGGAAGCCCAACGACTGTTGGCCGGAACCACATGAGTAGATCTAATACAGTTTCAGTAGGCTGTCGGACATCAGAACCATTACTGCTTAATCACAGCAGGTCCATGTCTATGACCATGTACCACTCTCCCCCATCTGTTGTAAGTCCACTAAGTTTGTCTTCAATCAGTATGAATGATTCTATCTCAAACACAGCACACAGACCTTCCAGCTGTAGTGGTTCTGTTTCTGGGTCACCAAATGATATTGGCTTTTTATCATGTGAGGATTACAGTTCTAGCCCCGGGGATGTGAGGTACAACCTATCAAACAGGAGTGACACTCCTTCTTCTCTGTCCAGCACACCACCCTCACGAGAAGCCAGTGAGCTACATAGTTATATGGTGATGGACAGGCCATCCAACTTCTCCCAGAACAAGACTGGCAGAGACATGTTGGATGTGGAGACATACAGGAAGAGGACATATTCTCTAACAACCCCGCGGCAGCAGATGGCACACTCCCAGCTATCTTCAGCATCACTTGATGAATACATGTTGATGAGGGCTGCGAACAGCCATTCTGGACGAAGCACAAACTCTGCCTCTCCTAAGGTCTCATATCCAGAAGATTATGGGGACATTGAGATAGGTTCTAACGGTAATATGGGTGATGATGGCTACATGCCAATGACACCAGGCATGGCACCTCAGTGTGCAAAAAATGACCACTACATGCCAATGAGTCCCATGAGTGTTTCAGCACCCAAGCAGATCATTAACCCGAGATCTCATCCACAGTCTACAGGCAGTGGCTGCACAGCTAACTCACCCAGCAGTGGATCTCTAGAGGACAGTGGGTACATGAAAATGTGGTCCGGATCCAAGTTTTCACTGGAGAGCTCAGATGGCAAAGCAGCGAATGGAGAATATATGAATATGTCACCTGTTGACACATCCATCTCACCCACACTACCAGAATATTTTATGGGTCAGTGTGAGCCAACACAACGGCCCTCCCCAACTCAAAGTATTCGCTTCAATAAGCAACAGGTGCCTAAAAGAGTAGATGATAACCAGTATGTTTTCATGAGTCCTCAGAACCAAAATCAAGCAGAAGAGGCCCACAGCATTTCTTCTCTGCCCCCCCTCCATCGCGCTGATGGAATGGCACAGAGATCAAAGGTCAACAGGCCCAATAGGTTATCTCTGGACACTCTAAGGATGCTTCCAAGGATGACTGAACATCCTCTACCATGTGAGCCTAAAAGCCCTGGAGAGTACATAAACATAGACTTTGCTGCTGCTACACAGTACTCTTCTCAATCTATGGTCTCTGGGGAAAGCCAGGCCTCACTGTCCAGCCTCAGACAGGGATCTCCGCTCTCAGACCACATGAACCTCAACCAGAGTTCACACTTTCCTAAACTGTGTGAAATGAGTAGTCCCCTCATTGGACTGCCAGAGCTGGCCGAATGCCCATGCCCACCTGATGATGGGACTTGTTTTCTCAATGAACGGAGAAACTCACCATGCCCCTCTGTATCAGAAAAAGGTAATTACACTGAGATGAATTTCAGCAGTGGTTCCCTTGAAAATCAAAGGCTTAACCTGGGCAACCAGGGGGTTTCAAAAGGAATTGGCGCTTTCTTGTTAGCTGCCTCCTCTGTAGATCCAAACGGAGGAGCAAAGGTGATTCGAGCAGACCCCCAGGGCCGGAGACGGCATAGCTCTGAGACCTTTTCATCCACCACCACAGTTGCACCCGTCTTTCCTTCTTTTGCACACAATGTTAAGCGACACAGCTCGGCCTCAGTAGAGAACATCTCGGTACGAAGCAGTGAAGGTTCTGATGAGGAGTACGAGTCTCCTATGTGCCAAGAAATGTCAGCTGGTTATCAGAATGGGCTTAACTACATTGCCTTAAATCTCATGGAGAAACAAGAGACTGGCAATTGTGAAAATCTTGTGGGCTTTAAGACTGGCAGTTGTTGTAAAGCAGGAATAAATGGATTACAAACAACTCCATATGTGTGTCTAGGATTCAAAGAAACTGCAACCACTGTACAAG ACTGA